TCTTCTTCCGCCTGCGCCAGGAGAGCGGGCGCGCGCTCCGCCGCCCACTTCGCCAGGTCGTCTCTCACCTCTTCGACTCCTCCTCGAGGCGCTTCTCGAGCCGCTCGAGCCGCTCGCGCAGCTCTCGGTTCTGCTGCTCCAGCTGCCGCGCGCCGTCGCCGTTCTCTCCCTGCGCCATCTTCTGTAGGGACGAGTCGCTCTCCCACCAGTTGATCCCCATCTCGCGCGCACGGTCCACCGACGCGATCAGGAGCCGCAGCTTGATCGTGAGCAGCTCGATGTCGAGCAGGTTGATCTGGATGTCACCCGCGATCACGATCCCCTTGTCGAGCACGCGCTCGAGGATGTCCGCGAGGTTGGTGTCGGACGACGGGCGGCCCGGCAGTCGATCGCTTGTGCGTGGCTGTAGCCCGCGTGCCTCCATGCTCACGCCCCGTCGGCCTGGCCGCGAACGAAGCGGCCGGTACGCGAGTAACCGCGCAGGGTGCCTTTGTCGTCGAGCTGGATCGTGTAGGTGCCGAGCACGTCTGTGGTGTTCGGAATCCTTGCCAGCTCGAGAGCGTCCACGGTGATGCGCCAGAACTCACCGTCCCACTCGAGTCCCGTCACCGCCTCGGGCTGATAGCCCGTCAGCTCCTCCACCGTGGTCAGCGCGGCTTGGCTGAGCTCGCTCGCCGACAGCCGGCCGTTGTTATTCGACTGTGCCATTCCCCTCCTGTCCCGCGATGCCGCGGATCTCCATCAGCCGCTCGAGCAGCGCGTTCTCGGCGTCGTCGATGTCCTCGTCGCTGAGCTCCCCTGTCGCTCGCGCCTCTTCCAGCTCGATCAGCGCGGCCCGGATCGCCGACTCGTCGTAGAGCTCGAGCTCCGCCTGCTCCTTGATGCGGTCGGCGAGCCACACGGTCCCGCGTACGGGCGCGAGGGGCAGGGTGAGAAGGCCGCTGATCAGGCCCATGCGGCGGCCTCCGAGCCGAGCTCGATGTCCGCGAAGCTGTAGGGAGGCAGCGGTCCCACGTAGTGGAGCGAGATGCGATCTCCGAGCTCCTCGCCCAGGCGCCGGACCTCCTTGCCGAACGCGTCCTGGCGCTCGCGCTCGACGAGGCAGGCGAGGTTGAAGGCGGCGTCCGACGAGCGCAGCTCCTCCTCCCTCACTCCGGTGGCCACGGGCTCGAGCATCTCGATCGCAAGTCGTGTGTCCTCGGCACGGCGGTGGCCGACCTCGCTCGCGACGAGCTCCCCGAGCCGGATCCGCTCGTAGTAGCCGGCCTCGTTCGGCAGCGTCCTGATGTGATCGCGCAACTCGGCGACCGCGCGCGAGCGCGTGACCACGTCGCGCATCAGCTGCTCCTCGTTGTAGTCGCCCCTCACGTTCAGCTGCACGCGTCCCGCCAGCTCGCGGAGGGCGTGCTCGAGCCGCTCCGCGTTCGGCTCGAGCAGCCGCTCGCGCACCGCCTGCTCGTCCTCCATCAGTGTCCCGAACCGCACCGGCAGCACCGTGGTGCCCCCACACGCCTCCTCCAGCACGCGCCAGTGCGAGCGAATCTCGCGTGCGGCAGCCAGCGCACCGCCGTCCACCGGGCTCACGAGCGCCGCGAGGCCGGCATGCTCCACCGGCCGCACCTGTCCACCCTCCACGCCACTCACATCCACCGCGGCGCAGTCCGCCGCCAGTCCCACGCCATAGACGTAGACGGGGCTCACTAGCTGCTCTTCCTGCTGCGGGAGCGACTGCCGGATGAACGGCTACCGGACGAAGAGGACGAAGACCGGCTGCGGGAACTCGACCTCGACCTCGAGCGGCTGTTCCCGCCGTCGTCATCGTCGTCGTCGCCGCCCGTGAGCTTCTCCTTCACGCCCTCGAGGGCTCCCTTGGCCTTCGACTCCGCGCCGCCCGACGTGATCGACTCCATGAGGTCCGGCAGGCCGTGCGTGGTGTCGTCGTGCGCGATGTCGAGCCGGTTCACCGCCTCGGCGAAGCGCAGGTAGGTGTC
This genomic interval from Thermoleophilaceae bacterium contains the following:
- a CDS encoding gas vesicle protein, which gives rise to MEARGLQPRTSDRLPGRPSSDTNLADILERVLDKGIVIAGDIQINLLDIELLTIKLRLLIASVDRAREMGINWWESDSSLQKMAQGENGDGARQLEQQNRELRERLERLEKRLEEESKR
- the gvpO gene encoding gas vesicle protein GvpO gives rise to the protein MAQSNNNGRLSASELSQAALTTVEELTGYQPEAVTGLEWDGEFWRITVDALELARIPNTTDVLGTYTIQLDDKGTLRGYSRTGRFVRGQADGA
- a CDS encoding gas vesicle protein GvpG, yielding MGLISGLLTLPLAPVRGTVWLADRIKEQAELELYDESAIRAALIELEEARATGELSDEDIDDAENALLERLMEIRGIAGQEGNGTVE
- a CDS encoding GvpL/GvpF family gas vesicle protein, with the protein product MSPVYVYGVGLAADCAAVDVSGVEGGQVRPVEHAGLAALVSPVDGGALAAAREIRSHWRVLEEACGGTTVLPVRFGTLMEDEQAVRERLLEPNAERLEHALRELAGRVQLNVRGDYNEEQLMRDVVTRSRAVAELRDHIRTLPNEAGYYERIRLGELVASEVGHRRAEDTRLAIEMLEPVATGVREEELRSSDAAFNLACLVERERQDAFGKEVRRLGEELGDRISLHYVGPLPPYSFADIELGSEAAAWA
- the gvpJ gene encoding gas vesicle protein GvpJ; this encodes MAIATTPRGYIERPRPSGLADVIDVILDKGLVIDAFVRVSLIGIEILTIDARIVVASVDTYLRFAEAVNRLDIAHDDTTHGLPDLMESITSGGAESKAKGALEGVKEKLTGGDDDDDDGGNSRSRSRSSSRSRSSSSSSGSRSSGSRSRSRKSS